The following DNA comes from Triticum aestivum cultivar Chinese Spring chromosome 3D, IWGSC CS RefSeq v2.1, whole genome shotgun sequence.
AGGCAATAGGGTACAGTTTCAGCGATTCAGTAAATCGCATGGTTGCTTATTTCAGCTGATATATTAGTGCATCACTAACTATGTCCGTTGTACTATGAGCAGCCCAAACAACTACAAATCAAAACACGGGAATTCTGGTAGTGACTTCTACACTGGATGGAGTTGCATGAAAAACTTAACGGAAAAGGATCTCGTTGTGAAAAAGAGTAACCCTGCAAAGTAATGTACTAGGCTCACCCCCATGTTTATCTTACCTTTTCTATCATTTATTAAATTGGATCTTTTAGAGGGATAGACCCCATATGTTTTGTAGTCACTTATTATATCGTACAAGTATTATTACTTGTTCCATCACAGACTATTGCTTTATACTGTACTATTGCAGCGCTTCTAGGTATTAATTGTGAGCTTTTGCTTAGTCTGATATGGACTCGAACTCAAGGATTGGGGATATCAGAGCTATATAAACTATTGCACCTGTATCCCTGAACTTGACTCCTCTCATTAGAGGGTTCATAGGGTTCTCACGTTTTAAGTATGATCGTGTCTGCACTAGTTTATCTGATTCATGCTCCCACAGCACTCACCAGATACAAAACCCTTTCACCTGTTTTGCTCTGAGTGCGGTCGACTGGATCCCAAATGTGCCTAACCTCTGATATGCTTCTGCTGATTGGTATATGGGTTTTCTAGTAATTTAACTTCTATCAAGAAACATTTCtacttgattttttttcctttgttgGTTGGAGGAAGTTTGATATAGTGTGGCAGTAAGTCATATATATGCTAGCAGAGAAGCAACATCTAATAGTTTGCTATTTGATGCTTGTATGCACTCTAGGTAATATAATATCCTCTAATCATTTGAGCAAATGAAGAAAATATATCTGTTAAAGATACAGCTCTCATGTGGCATATCATCAATTTTCTATTGATGGAATAGAAGCAGGCATGTATGATTCCATAGCTCCTTTGAACTTGTTGGGTCCACAATATGAACCTGAAACACGTTTATAACAATCTTGCACATGCGGCCATTTTGGGAATGTTCCAGATATATGCCAGTTTGCTACATGAACCGGATCCTGCTCAGTATTTTGGTCCTACATTTTATTTCCACCCCGAGTACAAGCAGAAGTTCAGTCTGTTCAGTTTACATTTCTTGTTTCTAGCTGGGACTTTATTTGCTAAACACACACATTCTGTTGAGATACCAAGCATAAACTTGCGGCTTACTGTATGAGTTTGTTTTAGGTATTACCTAACAGAAAAAGGCAAAGAGACTGCTCGCATTTGTCTCGCAAAGTCTGGATTAGACGATCCTGCAGGACCTTTCATGGCGACCGGTCATCCTGAAAGTGTTATGCTCAGTGATTCAGATTCTGATGAACAAGAAGGCAGCAGTCCCCTGATAGGTATTAGTAAAGTTTTCAGTTCATGCAGTATGAGTTTCCAGATAACTGAACATTGTACCCCTGCAGCTCTATCATTAATTTCATTTACTCAATTGCAGGTTCCGAGAATTTTTCTGAAAGGAGTGGACTTCCAAACTCGAAAGCAGGCAATTCCAGTTCCTTTCCTACCAGTATGCTTTCTTTGCAGATAATATTATGTTCCATAAACAAAATATTACTCTCTACTGATATTTTTAGTTAATGCCCTTTCAGACAATGGCCGTGCTACTAATTCTCCTCTTTCATCTCAAGGAATGTTCGGACAGCAATCATTTAGTGCAATGGTACACTTGAGTTCCCCTTTGAGTACCCATTTTCTTTTTCAAATGGAACATAACACAATACTTTCTTTTCCATCGTCAGGGTTCTGCGGAAAACTCTCTACTAGCTATGCCACCTCGTCAATGTGATGAAAGTTTTCTGGATACTTATGAAGTGGTGCTGATATTGGATGATCGAGACACTTTTGGGTCTGTATGATCATACCTTACTCATGAGTTATTGTATATTTCAGCTGTATGTGATCTTTAAGCAGGAATGGAAACAAATAAGAATTAAATGCCCCCACCCTGTCCCTTCAAAAAAACTTTTCAGGATCGTAAGCAACTGAGGATTGGATGTGTACCTGTTCTCGCTTGCCCACGATTCGCAATGGCATTCCTTTCTTcacatttaatttttttttctgttaaaaTGAGGAGGTCATGGGCTATCACGTGTTTATCTACTTACTGGAATTGTTAATTTGACCACACTTTGATTCATTTCCTTGTGTTACTTAAACTATTTAACCTTCTGTTTCTGTTAACGTTTAGTGTGTTCACATGCATATAAAGTTTTAGATTCTGTATGTTGGTTAATTGTTCAAATTATTTTTCAAGGAAACAAATTGATTGTTGTTGCACCCAATAGTTTATCATGTTTTATTTAATCATTCATCTATGCATCAGAATTCAGTTCTCTCATGATTGCTCCTATTTTGTGCAGGGCTCGTGCCAGAAGAAAAGTTGTTGATAACATACACACGCAGTTTGATGTACCTGTAAAGGTTAGTTGGATTGAGAGTGAACTCTTCTTTGTTTAACCCTACTcgctctttctatttttcttgtgtCTAATTCATCAGTACTCTGGGTGTAATCCTTGTACATTTCTTCAGACAACCAAAATACACTGCTAAAAGTTATCACCATGCATCAACATGGCTCTAAATTAAATGCCCTGTACTGTTGGATTAATtatctacttcctccgttcctaaatataagtctttgtagagatttcattatgaacaacatacggatgtatatagatgcattttaagtatagattcattcattttgcttcgtatctAGTCCACCtaatggaatctctacaaagacttatatttaggaacggagggagtatttttgaattttttggattAATTATCTGATATGTTTGGTCGCTGCTGCCCCACTGTCTTGATGATTGCTGACTGCACCTTTTTCTTGCTTGTGTACAAGGAGACAGCATAAAATAATCTaacaaagttgatttgcgtagatTGAACTGTTCATATAACGTGCCAAAGAAAATGGTGCTGATCCTTCTGTTCGAACCATGTCATCCAGATTAAACActtgcctgttggagatgctctttggaTTGCTCGCCATAAACAACTTGGCACGGAGTATGTTCTTGATTTCATTGTTGAAAGGAAAAATGTGGATGATTTGCTTGGCTCAATTAAAGACAACAGATACAAAGATCAAAAACTAAGACTGAAGGTACCatctgaactactccctccgtcccataatataagaacgttttgacactagtgtagtgtcaaaaacgttcttatattatgggacggagggagtagctttgaatttTTTTCATAATATTATAGACCTTCCATCTTAACTTTCCCAGTTCTTTATGCTTTCCATTTCTCAGTGATACTGATAAGAAATTTTGTATCATAGATTATCATTGCTTCATGCGATAATCCTGATCAGTAGTTGTGGCAACACAAACcattgttttgattgtttgggtcATGTTGCAAATAAGTTGATGGGGATAGTCATTAGAATGTTTGGCGGCACAGGTATGGAGGCATCTCTAAACAGTTAGATAAAGACCTTTTTTTTTAACTTTGACGAAGAGCAGCAGTGCATCGGATAGGTGCTTCTTTTTTTTTAGATGAAGAACTTTGTGTAACTTGTATATGATATCTTGTTTTTTTAGATTTCAATTGGGTTCCACACATGTTGAATGTGAGGATGAATGTTTCACTACGACGTGCTGAGTGTGTCTTTTGAccagccatgttttacccctatgATTTGATATTGCTTCAGACTAATCTTAGCTGAGGAGTTTTTTCTTATTCTTTGTTATCATTAACTGAAAAACATAGCCCATATTTGGGTATGAGATGATGAATGATGATGTTATTAGCAGACATAAGCTTGAACCTGTAGATTGTGCATCTCTTCCCAAAGAAACTGTATTTCTTGTCCATATGTTTGGGTTTGCTGGGTTTATTTTAGCAACAATACAATGTGATACTTCCATTTGTTTGACCCGGCGCAGAAATGTGGGCTAAGGAAGCTAATATATCTAGTTGAAGGGGATGTAAACACTGTAGATGGATCAGAGAGCGTTAAAACAGCGTATGTACTCTTCTCATGAAGCTTGGATGATCATGTTAGCCCCTGAACGGCAGTACTTTCTTCTCTTTGTTTAACATTATTAAATATTGTTCCCAATGCTTTGAATGTCAGCCGTATGCCCTATTAACTACTGGTCCATATGCCTTGTATTTCAGCTGCTTCACTACTGAGGTTCTTGAAGGATTCGATGTCCAAAGAACCAATGGGTATGCTGACACTGAAAAGAAATACGGCCACCTCACACGCTCTATAATTGATTACTACAGAACAAACTTCTCTGCTGGTGCTGACACCTCTCGACTTTGCCTGACCTACGATGAGTTTGTGAAGAGGTGTTCTGACCTTGAGAAGGTCACTGTGAGCGACATATTCGCCCTTCAGCTTATGCAGGTAACTGGGTGGCTACAGCCACCTTCACCAAAGTTTGCCGGGTAGTCCATTTCATGCAGTAGTTTTCTCATTTATTGTGCATGTAAATCAGGTGCCACAAGTGACAGAAGAAGCTGCTCTTGCTGTCACGAGTCTCTACCCCACTCTTCTCTCGCTTGCTAAGGCGTACACCATGCTTGTGAGTCCTCTTCTCCTTTCAACTTATACAATGTTCTTTACATATACAACTTATATAATCTTTACTTACTCATTGGAACATATGTGACCAGTGTATGTACATCCTTAGCTGCTCCTCGTGCTATTCATGTACAGGACAATTCAACATGTCTGTAGAACTATAAGTTTATCCTTGTAACTTTGAAGGATGGCGATAGGCGTGCCCAGGAGGAGATGCTGAAGAACAAGAGCGACATGGTCAACGCGGGGGCTAGCAAGAACATCTTCAAGCTCATCTGGGCGGAAGGATGAACTCCTCCCTGGACGTACAACTAGCTAGTTTCAACCTTAACGGCTTAACCGGTCGGTCTTTTGGTCACCGTCGTGATGATTTCAGCAGACCACCAACGCAGCAGGACTGACTTTCAAGTTTGGAAGGTGAAATGCAGGAGGGATCCTTTCTGTGTTGTGTGCCCGTTGCCTTGCAAAACTGAAAGTCTCGGAACATGTAATTACCGTACCGTACCTCCTAAAAATTGCCTTAGCGTAGCCTCGCCCCCTGTTTAAATTACTACtccatccgtttggaattactcgtccaagaaatgaatgtatctagatgtattttagttgtagatacattcatttttgtgacaagtaattccgaacggaggagtACTAATATATGTTGTAGAATTTCATGCCGCTTGAACATTATGGAATCGTCGTGTTAGCGCAGTGCATTAGCGCTTCATGTATATAGTATCAGTAGCTCTTGTCTGTGTCAGCTTGCATCGCGTGTTGTCTCGAGTCATCTCGTTGCTTGCCTGAGCTTTTTCTACCTGGGTCGCATGGTCGCCTCTACAGATTGGCAGGTTAGTCTGCGAATTTACATGCGAAAAATCATGCCGCTACTGGAGGCCTACACTTACCGAAACGTACTTCCTCCGTCTGAAAAAACGTGTccttcaaatggatgtatctagcatcaagttagtttagtgctagatacattcatcTGTGGGACAAACTTTTTGAACAGAGAGAGTATTTCCAACACAGCAAGATTTCCCCTTTGTCAATTCCCAGTCTCAGGCTCCTACCCTCTCAATTCCCGTTCCCTAGTTTTAATTCCCGCCCCAACCAAACGCGTCGGGCAGGTATGGGAATTCGGCCTGCTGACGAAGTGGGGCTGTGTAGAGCTAGAGCCCATGGTTTTCGATCCATGTGCTTGCTGAAACCTGAGAGCGTTCCTTGGTCGGCGCCGTGTCGTCCGTAGTTCAAAGCATCCCGTGGCCTACTCAGAGTCAGAGTATAGCATCCCGTGGTGACATAATCTCTTGGCGAGTTTCTCTTCGTCGCCATGTTGGGCCTACTCAGAGTAGAGCATCCCCGTGGTGAATCTTACTGAGAGGTGCATGGGCACGGAACATGGAAGATTATATATACCATAtataaagaaagaagaaagaaatcaAAGAATCGCAGGCCATATACCGCTTTGGGCGCATGGAGCCAAGCGGGAACAGACCGCCGCCCCCCAAGTAGCTGGCTACACGCCACGCCATGCGGAGCCACAAGTCCAACGCCAAGACAAACGTTGGTGTTTGTTGGCGCACGAGGGCCGGCACAGGCGGACAAAATTACTGTTATGACCTAAAAGGCTAACAAAATCCCGATTTGacctcgtttcaaaaaaaattcgATTTTGACCTCTTTGGGAGACGCCaacatccctggcgtctgggttgcgAAGCAAACGCCAggcaccctggcgtctggcccctggcccgcactgcccgcctgcccgttgacctgctgacgtggcaaaggggccagacgccaggaaccctgccGTCTGGCCCTGGTAACTAGATAACCGCGCGGGCCAGCCCACCCATCCCCGTCTCAACTTCTCCTGGCTGCGCCTCACGAACAGAGGGGCTCTGTTCGTcgcccctcctctccctcaccCCCCCTGATCTACTCCATCCTCCGCTCAAACTCGTAGATCTGACCCCCCCCAAGCTTCTTTGAGGTATTGTCCCCCATTCCCTCCAATTTGTTTTGGTTTTCCCCTCTTTTGTTGGATGCATTATTTCACATTAGGTGATGTTAGATTAGTAGATGGTTTCTTTGTTTTAGGAAATAGTTTGTAGTTGATAGATGATTTGGTAGGTAGTGTAGTTGGTAGATGTTTGTAGTTGTCCACCAATAGACAtagtttgtgattttttttgaattatagaTGGATGTATGCATGTGCTAGTAAATTAGCTATATGTTGAATATATAGATGTCATAATATTTGTTTGAATCTGAGAAGGCTACTTTGGCAAGCAAATATATTTGGAAAAAATATTATATGTGTGAAGTGGTATGACAATATAGTTGAATATATAGATGGCATAATTTTATTTGCAAAAGAGATGATGAAATTTGATGATTGTGTGTGACATGATTTGTTCAATAGAATGGCGGATGATGATTATGAAATTTATTTGATGGTGAAATTTGGTACTCTAGATGATATGTGTGCATATGTAGAAGAAAGAAATGATGTGGTTATGTGTGAGAAGAATGGTGTGTTCATATGGCATAACTTGAAGAAGGAAATAGTATTGTTTGATATTGTTCATGTATTCATAGATGTTTGTGATTTTTTTAAGATGGCGGATGATGATGGACCTTGGTATGACGGATTAATCGATGagtgggataa
Coding sequences within:
- the LOC123080681 gene encoding crossover junction endonuclease MUS81 isoform X2 produces the protein MAPSVPKKKRKVNLPENEEVAARIFDKSRSIASQQPGGLPEHQARALSAAYSGVCTAKEPVRTAGDLARLKGVGGWVVDVMKDCFPGSSLDLSPPRSNTPGETGKKRKRNKPYVPQLNSAAYAIVITLYREMIRGTEVMKKQELIDAAEASGLSRKAIGPNNYKSKHGNSGSDFYTGWSCMKNLTEKDLVVKKSNPAKYYLTEKGKETARICLAKSGLDDPAGPFMATGHPESVMLSDSDSDEQEGSSPLIGSENFSERSGLPNSKADNGRATNSPLSSQGMFGQQSFSAMGSAENSLLAMPPRQCDESFLDTYEVVLILDDRDTFGARARRKVVDNIHTQFDVPVKIKHLPVGDALWIARHKQLGTEYVLDFIVERKNVDDLLGSIKDNRYKDQKLRLKKCGLRKLIYLVEGDVNTVDGSESVKTACFTTEVLEGFDVQRTNGYADTEKKYGHLTRSIIDYYRTNFSAGADTSRLCLTYDEFVKRCSDLEKVTVSDIFALQLMQVPQVTEEAALAVTSLYPTLLSLAKAYTMLDGDRRAQEEMLKNKSDMVNAGASKNIFKLIWAEG
- the LOC123080681 gene encoding crossover junction endonuclease MUS81 isoform X3, with amino-acid sequence MAPSVPKKKRKVNLPENEEVAARIFDKSRSIASQQPGGLPEHQARALSAAYSGVCTAKEPVRTAGDLARLKGVGGWVVDVMKDCFPGSSLDLSPPRSNTPGETGKKRKRNKPYVPQLNSAAYAIVITLYREMIRGTEVMKKQELIDAAEASGLSRKAIGPNNYKSKHGNSGSDFYTGWSCMKNLTEKDLVVKKSNPAKYYLTEKGKETARICLAKSGLDDPAGPFMATGHPESVMLSDSDSDEQEGSSPLIGSENFSERSGLPNSKAGNSSSFPTNNGRATNSPLSSQGMFGQQSFSAMGSAENSLLAMPPRQCDESFLDTYEVVLILDDRDTFGARARRKVVDNIHTQFDVPVKIKHLPVGDALWIARHKQLGTEYVLDFIVERKNVDDLLGSIKDNRYKDQKLRLKKCGLRKLIYLVEGDVNTVDGSESVKTACFTTEVLEGFDVQRTNGYADTEKKYGHLTRSIIDYYRTNFSAGADTSRLCLTYDEFVKRCSDLEKVTVSDIFALQLMQVPQVTEEAALAVTSLYPTLLSLAKAYTMLDNSTCL
- the LOC123080681 gene encoding crossover junction endonuclease MUS81 isoform X1; protein product: MAPSVPKKKRKVNLPENEEVAARIFDKSRSIASQQPGGLPEHQARALSAAYSGVCTAKEPVRTAGDLARLKGVGGWVVDVMKDCFPGSSLDLSPPRSNTPGETGKKRKRNKPYVPQLNSAAYAIVITLYREMIRGTEVMKKQELIDAAEASGLSRKAIGPNNYKSKHGNSGSDFYTGWSCMKNLTEKDLVVKKSNPAKYYLTEKGKETARICLAKSGLDDPAGPFMATGHPESVMLSDSDSDEQEGSSPLIGSENFSERSGLPNSKAGNSSSFPTNNGRATNSPLSSQGMFGQQSFSAMGSAENSLLAMPPRQCDESFLDTYEVVLILDDRDTFGARARRKVVDNIHTQFDVPVKIKHLPVGDALWIARHKQLGTEYVLDFIVERKNVDDLLGSIKDNRYKDQKLRLKKCGLRKLIYLVEGDVNTVDGSESVKTACFTTEVLEGFDVQRTNGYADTEKKYGHLTRSIIDYYRTNFSAGADTSRLCLTYDEFVKRCSDLEKVTVSDIFALQLMQVPQVTEEAALAVTSLYPTLLSLAKAYTMLDGDRRAQEEMLKNKSDMVNAGASKNIFKLIWAEG